The Papilio machaon chromosome 3, ilPapMach1.1, whole genome shotgun sequence genome window below encodes:
- the LOC106719671 gene encoding deoxynucleotidyltransferase terminal-interacting protein 2 encodes MDFIIDTVGDDGLQVKTELLNQEDKLFVDTENRTEDILSLFEKKREELDKLETEEEEVQNKLTGLKIDNIFEEFFNEMGWNRSIIMQKEKRNKKFHFEQLDIETGKLKSNLGSVDVDKEMQKSVLQPGIEKAHRLPRYDISDKKLRAQRKKQREKTKGPRWFNMKAPEMNEDLKNDLQVLKMRSVMDPKHFYKKNDMEVLPKYFQVGRIEDSALDHVNERMTRKQRKRTMVEELLADAEFQKYNKKKYKEIIEDKRKSEYRTFMRDKRQKNKSELKKNKLKDKKSRT; translated from the exons atGGACTTCATTATTGACACGGTCGGGGATGATGGTCTCCAAGTAAAAACAGAATTATTGAACCAAGAAGATAAACTTTTTGTAG ACACAGAGAATAGAACTGAAGATATTCTAAGTTTGTTTGAAAAGAAACGTGAAGAATTAGATAAGCTAGAAACAGAGGAAGAAGAAGTACAAAATAAGTTGACAGGCCTTAAAATagacaatatttttgaagaaTTCTTCAATGAAATGGGATGGAACAGATCAATAATTATGcaaaaagagaaaagaaataaaaaatttcattttgaacAATTGGACATTGAAACTGGCAAACTAAAATCTAATCTAGGATCCGTTGATGTTGACAAAGAAATGCAGAAATCTGTATTGCAGCCAGGAATAGAGAAGGCACATCGTTTGCCAAGATATGATATCagcgataaaaaattaagagcaCAGAGAAAG AAACAACGAGAAAAGACCAAGGGACCAAGATGGTTCAACATGAAAGCACCTGAAATGAATGAAGACTTGAAGAATGACTTGCAAGTTCTCAAAATGAGATCTGTCATGGATCCAAAACACTTTTACAAGAAAAATGATATGGAAGTGCTTCCAAAATATTTCCAG GTTGGTAGAATTGAAGATTCTGCTTTAGACCATGTCAATGAGCGTATGacaagaaaacaaagaaagagaACTATGGTAGAAGAATTATTAGCAGACGCAGAGTTCCAGAAGTACAATAAGAAGAAATACAAGGAGATAATAGAAGATAAGAGAAAATCTGAATATAGAACATTTATGAGAGATAAGCGCCAAAAGAATAaatctgaattaaaaaagaataaactaAAAGACAAGAAATCTCGTACCtga
- the LOC106719635 gene encoding estradiol 17-beta-dehydrogenase 8: MVSGIVSGRLALVTGAGSGIGRAACQVLSREGATVIAADKNYEAALETIKKHSALASGSNAVGDHSAVELDVSSSKSISELLSKLQRQYKAPPTIIINSAGISRDNWMLKLSEDDFDRVLDVNLKGTFLIMQTFAKALTEASLPGSIVNISSIVAKYGNIGTSNYTASKAGVIGMTKSAAKELGKFNIRVNAILPGYIDTPMAATIPDKVMKNFLKRTPLGRLGDPIEIAEVITFLSSDKSSFVTGATVDVTGGF, encoded by the exons ATGGTATCTGGAATTGTATCTGGCAGGTTAGCCCTAGTTACAG gtgCAGGGTCCGGTATAGGCAGAGCCGCCTGTCAAGTTCTTTCTCGTGAAGGAGCTACTGTTATAGCTGCGGATAAGAACTATGAAGCCGCATTGGAAACTATAAAGAAACATAGTGCCTTAGCTTCAGGATCAAATG CAGTGGGTGATCATAGTGCCGTAGAATTGGATGTCTCAAGTTCAAAATCAATATCTGAACTTCTTAGCAAACTGCAACGACAATATAAAGCTCCTCCaactattataattaactcAGCAGGCATATCAAGAGATAATTGGATGCTGAAATTATCTGAAGATGACTTTGATAGAGTACTAGATGTTAATTTAAAG GGCACATTCCTCATTATGCAAACATTTGCTAAAGCACTGACGGAGGCTTCTCTACCTGGatctattgtaaatatttctagtATTGTTGCTAAATATGGAAATATAG gAACAAGTAACTATACAGCTAGCAAAGCAGGTGTTATTGGAATGACTAAATCTGCTGCTAAAGAGTtaggaaaatttaatataag agtAAATGCAATTTTACCTGGTTATATAGACACACCAATGGCTGCTACAATTCCAGACAAAGTTATGAAGAATTTTCTCAAAAGGACACCATTAGGAAGATTAGGAGACCCTATTG AAATAGCAGAAGTAATAACGTTCCTTTCCTCCGATAAGAGTTCGTTTGTCACAGGCGCAACTGTCGACGTTACCGGAGGATTTTAg